The following DNA comes from Microbacterium wangchenii.
AGGATTGCGCGCTGTATCGACCTCTGTCAATATAGACATATGTCGATTCAAGAGGTTGAGCTGGTCATCGTCGGGTCGGGCCCTTCGGGGTACACGGCAGCGGTGTACGCGGCGCGGGCGGGGCTCGCCTCCGTTGTCATCGCGGGTTCTGTCACCGCGGGCGGTGCGCTCATGACGACTACGGAGGTGGAGAATTTCCCCGGTTTCGTCGATGGCATCCAGGGACCAGAGCTGATGGACACGATGCGCCGGCAGGCCGAACGTTTCGGCGCCCGCATCCTCCTCGACGATGCGATTCGCGTTGACCTCGAATCGGACACGAAAGTCATCGAGACGGGTGCCGGGCAGACGTTCCATGCCCGCGCGGTCATCCTCACCATGGGGTCGGCATACCGGAAGCTGGGGCTTCCCGACGAGGAGCGCCTCTCGGGTCATGGCGTGTCGTGGTGTGCGACGTGCGATGGGTTCTTCTTCCGAGACCAGGACATCGTCGTGGTCGGTGGCGGCGACTCGGCCATGGAGGAAGCACTGTTCTTGACGCGGTTCGCGCGGAAGGTGACCGTTGTTCACCGCCGGGACTCGTTCCGAGCGTCGAAGATCATGGCCGAGCGAGTGCTCGAGCACCCGAAGATCGACGTCGCGTGGAACAGCGAGATCGCAGCCCTGCAGGGAGAAGAGAAGGTGCAGGGAGTTCGCCTCCGCGACACCGTCACCGGAGCCGAGCGCAACCTCCCTGTGACGGGCGTGTTCGTCGCGATCGGCCACGACCCCCGCTCTGAGCTGGTCGCTGGACAGATCACCACGGATGCCGATGGTTACGTGCTGGTCGACCATCCCTCCACGCGCACCTCACTCACCGGGGTGTTCGCCGCCGGCGACCTCGTAGACCACACCTATCGGCAGGCGATCACGGCCGCTGGAACCGGATGCGCGGCAGCACAAGACGCGCAGCACTACCTCGCCGCGCTCGATCTTCCCACCCTCACCGCGGCGGGGGCTTTCGCGTGAGCAACGCAGCGCCCGCAACTCGCCGCCTCTCGACCCTCGATCGGTGGCTGCCGCTGTGGATCGGCTTGGCGATGGCCGGCGGCATCCTCCTGGGCCGGTTCATCCCGGGCCTGTCCGAACTGCTCGCCCACCTCGAAGTCGGCGGAATCTCTGTTCCGATCGCGCTCGGTTTGCTGATCATGATGTACCCGGTGCTCGCAAAGGTCCGCTACGACAAGGTCGCCGCCGTCACCGGCGACAAGAAGCTCCTCATCTCTTCGCTAGCCCTGAACTGGATCGCCGGCCCGGCACTGATGTTCGCCCTCGCGTGGGTGTTCCTGCCGGACCTGCCCGAGTATAGGACGGGCCTGATCATCGTCGGCCTCGCCCGTTGCATCGCCATGGTCGTCATCTGGAACGACCTTGCCTGCGGCGACCGGGAAGCGGCCGCCGTGCTCGTCGCGATCAACTCGGTGTTCCAGGTCATCGCGTTCTCGATCCTCGGCTGGTTCTACCTCACCGTCCTCCCCGGCTGGCTAGGCCTCGACAGCCAAGGCCTAGACGTCTCCGTGTGGCAGATCGCACTCAACGTGCTCATCTTCCTCGGCGTCCCCCTGGTCGCCGGGCTCGCTTCCCGTCTCATCGGGGAACGCCGGAAGGGACGCGCCTGGTACGAGACGTCATTCCTCCCCAAGATCGGACCGTGGGCACTCTACGGGCTGCTGTTCACGATCGTGCTGCTGTTCGCCCTCCAGGGAGAACAGGTCACCTCACGGCCGTTGGACGTCGTCCGGATTGCACTACCGCTGCTGGTCTACTTCGCCGTCATGTGGTTCGCCGGCCTCATCACCGGCAAGACCCTCGGCCTGGGCTACGCACGCTCGTCAACGCTCGCATTCACCGCGGCGGGCAACAACTTCGAACTCGCCATCGCCGTCGCGATCGGCACCTTCGGCGCCACCTCAGGGCAGGCCCTCGCCGGTGTCGTCGGGCCACTGATCGAAGTTCCCGTTCTGGTCGGCCTGGTCTACGTCTCTCTGTGGGCTGCGCGAGCATGGTTCCACACCGACCCGTACGCGATTCCCGCACCCGCCCTGGAAAGGACTCGATGATGAGCGCCGCTACCACCACCGCAGACGACATCTGCGCCCCGTCTCCAACGCACGCAATCGGAGATGACGCGGCCGCGGCGATCGCCACCACGTTGAAGGCGCTCTCAGACCCGCTCCGGCTGCGGATGCTGTCCGCGATCGCGACGGACGCGCGCGGAGAATCGTGCGTGTGCGACCTCGCGGAACTCGCCGAGGTGTCACAGCCCACCGTGTCGCACCACCTGAAGGTGCTCCGCGACACCGGCGTACTCACCTCCGAGCGGCGCGGCACCTGGGTCTGGTACCGGATCGCCCCGGCCCTCCGCCCGGCGGTGGCAACCCTGCTCGACTCGTTCGCCCCCGCCGCCATCGCTCCCATCCGTGCCGAGCATGCTGGCCTCACAAACGTCGACAACGCCCTCACCCACCTGGCCGAAGCGCTCAGTCAGGACTACCCACAGCTCGACGGCAGCCTGGTGGCGACAATCGTCCGCGAGTCGTACACGTCCCTGGCCAAGAGCGCTCGGGTGAAGAACCACCTCCTGGCGCTCACCGAACGGTTCGCCCGCCAACGACTCGCTGACATCACCCGTGACCGCACGCAAGGACAGCCGCAGGTGCTGTTCGTCTGCGTCGCGAACGCAGGTAGATCGCAGCTCGCCGCGGCACTGGTGAATCAGCGCTCGGCCGGCGCCGTCGTGGCACGCTCGGCCGGATCGACCCCGGCCGCCGAGATCCACCCCCACGTGCGGCCCCTCATCGACGAGCTGACCCCAGACAGTGACGAACCGCGGTTCCCTAAACCGCTGACCGATGACGCAGTCCGCGCAGCTGACGTCGTCATCACCATGGGCTGCGGCGACGTCTGCCCCATTATCCCCGGCGTCCGCTACGAAGACTGGACCGTCGGCGACCCCGCCCTCGCCTCCGCCGAAGGCGTCGCCGCGATCCGCGACGACATCGCCCGACGCGTCGACGCTCTCCTTGCCACCCTCACCCCCGCACAATGACCGGAGCCACCATGACCGACACCAAGCCCTCCGTCCTCTTCGTCTGCGTCCACAACGCCGGCCGCTCACAAATGGCCGCCGGCTTCCTCCGCGACATCGCCGGCGACCGCATCGAGGTCCGCTCCGCCGGGTCCATGCCCGCGGACCAGATCAATCCCACCGCGGTCGAGGCGATGGCAGAGCTCGGTATCGACATCACCGCGGAGCAGCCGAAGATCCTCACCACCGAAGCCGTGCAGGCATCCGATGTCGTCATCACCATGGGGTGTGGAGACGCCTGC
Coding sequences within:
- the trxB gene encoding thioredoxin-disulfide reductase, producing MSIQEVELVIVGSGPSGYTAAVYAARAGLASVVIAGSVTAGGALMTTTEVENFPGFVDGIQGPELMDTMRRQAERFGARILLDDAIRVDLESDTKVIETGAGQTFHARAVILTMGSAYRKLGLPDEERLSGHGVSWCATCDGFFFRDQDIVVVGGGDSAMEEALFLTRFARKVTVVHRRDSFRASKIMAERVLEHPKIDVAWNSEIAALQGEEKVQGVRLRDTVTGAERNLPVTGVFVAIGHDPRSELVAGQITTDADGYVLVDHPSTRTSLTGVFAAGDLVDHTYRQAITAAGTGCAAAQDAQHYLAALDLPTLTAAGAFA
- the arsB gene encoding ACR3 family arsenite efflux transporter, producing MSNAAPATRRLSTLDRWLPLWIGLAMAGGILLGRFIPGLSELLAHLEVGGISVPIALGLLIMMYPVLAKVRYDKVAAVTGDKKLLISSLALNWIAGPALMFALAWVFLPDLPEYRTGLIIVGLARCIAMVVIWNDLACGDREAAAVLVAINSVFQVIAFSILGWFYLTVLPGWLGLDSQGLDVSVWQIALNVLIFLGVPLVAGLASRLIGERRKGRAWYETSFLPKIGPWALYGLLFTIVLLFALQGEQVTSRPLDVVRIALPLLVYFAVMWFAGLITGKTLGLGYARSSTLAFTAAGNNFELAIAVAIGTFGATSGQALAGVVGPLIEVPVLVGLVYVSLWAARAWFHTDPYAIPAPALERTR
- a CDS encoding metalloregulator ArsR/SmtB family transcription factor codes for the protein MMSAATTTADDICAPSPTHAIGDDAAAAIATTLKALSDPLRLRMLSAIATDARGESCVCDLAELAEVSQPTVSHHLKVLRDTGVLTSERRGTWVWYRIAPALRPAVATLLDSFAPAAIAPIRAEHAGLTNVDNALTHLAEALSQDYPQLDGSLVATIVRESYTSLAKSARVKNHLLALTERFARQRLADITRDRTQGQPQVLFVCVANAGRSQLAAALVNQRSAGAVVARSAGSTPAAEIHPHVRPLIDELTPDSDEPRFPKPLTDDAVRAADVVITMGCGDVCPIIPGVRYEDWTVGDPALASAEGVAAIRDDIARRVDALLATLTPAQ
- a CDS encoding arsenate reductase ArsC encodes the protein MTDTKPSVLFVCVHNAGRSQMAAGFLRDIAGDRIEVRSAGSMPADQINPTAVEAMAELGIDITAEQPKILTTEAVQASDVVITMGCGDACPFFPGKRYEDWKLDDPAGQGIDAVRPIRDDIRERIQQLVSELV